The proteins below are encoded in one region of Drosophila santomea strain STO CAGO 1482 chromosome 3R, Prin_Dsan_1.1, whole genome shotgun sequence:
- the LOC120452216 gene encoding RNA-binding protein 208 isoform X5, translating to MLAMPTLMMPATAQMTLSAAHGKPYETKLLAIHQTHLQQQQQQASAPPQQQQQSQQQPPNGKQQSQQMTIVTTQQQQQQQQQQQQHPQSQSPHQQQQSQQQAAAAAAAAAAAAHHQQQQAVAAAVCAAQQQAVVVQQQQQQYQIHSQQQSPQQQQVLCISPKQEQFHIFVGDLSSEIETQQLREAFTPFGEISDCRVVRDPQTLKSKGYGFVSFIKKSEAESAITAMNGQWLGSRSIRTNWATRKPPASKENIKPLTFDEVYNQSSPSNCTVYVGGVNSALTALSEEVLQKTFAPYGAIQEIRVFKDKGYAFVRFSTKEAATHAIVGVHNTEINAQPVKCSWGKESGDPNNAQTIATQALNSAAAAAAGFPYGVGAAAAAAAYGQQLAATGCWYSPTPTYPASSATAAAVTPAAASAAAVQNQFLQGIQGYHFGQYGGYQQGYMGMGVQIPATWQGVTQAQISPAQQLATGVAGTAIPQAAGVVAYPIQQFQVSPQAQ from the exons ATGTTGGCCATGCCCACGCTGATGATGCCAGCCACCGCCCAGATGACGCTCAGCGCCGCCCACGGAAAACCCTACGAGACAAAGCTGCTGGCCATCCACCAGACGcatctccagcagcagcagcaacaggctTCCGCTCccccgcagcagcagcagcagtcgcagcagcagccacccaACGGCAaacagcagtcgcagcagaTGACCATTGTCAccacccagcagcagcagcagcaacaacagcagcagcagcagcatccccagtcgcagtcgccgcatcagcagcagcagtcgcaacAGCAggccgccgcagcagcagccgctgcagccgcagcagcccaccatcagcagcagcaggcggtgGCCGCAGCAGTCTGTGCCGCCCAGCAGCAGGCTGTGGtggtgcaacagcagcagcagcagtaccaGATCCActcgcagcagcagtcgccgcagcagcagcaggtgctcTGCATCTCGCCCAAGCAGG AACAATTCCACATCTTTGTCGGCGACTTGagctcagaaattgaaactCAGCAATTGCGCGAAGCATTCACACCATTCGGCGAAATCTC cGACTGTCGCGTGGTGCGCGATCCACAAACCTTGAAGTCGAAGGGCTATGGCTTTGTGTCCTTCATCAAGAAATCG GAAGCCGAAAGCGCCATTACGGCCATGAATGGCCAGTGGCTTGGCTCCCGCTCAATTCGCACGAATTGGGCCACACGGAAACCGCCGGCGAGTAAAG AGAACATCAAGCCGTTGACCTTCGACGAGGTCTACAATCAGAGCAGTCCCTCCAATTGCACCGTTTACGTGGGCGGCGTCAACAGCGCCCTCACCGCCCTCAGCGAGGAGGTCCTGCAGAAGACCTTTGCCCCCTACGGCGCGATACAGGAGATCCGCGTCTTCAAGGACAAGGGATACGCTTTCGTGCG CTTCTCCACCAAGGAGGCAGCCACCCACGCCATCGTGGGCGTGCACAACACAGAGATCAACGCCCAGCCGGTGAAGTGTTCGTGGGGCAAGGAGAGTGGTGACCCCAACAATGCGCAGACCATCGCCACCCAGGCGCTGAACagtgccgccgccgctgccgccggcTTCCCGTACGGTGTGGGCgcggccgccgccgccgccgcctacGGACAACAGTTGGCCGCCACGGGCTGCTGGTACTCGCCCACGCCCACCTATCCGGCATCCTCGGCCACGGCCGCAGCGGTGACCCCGGCGGCGGCCAGTGCAGCCGCCGTGCAGAACCAGTTCCTGCAGGGCATCCAGGGCTATCACTTTGGCCAGTACGGCGGCTATCAGCAGGGATACATGGG CATGGGAGTGCAGATTCCGGCCACCTGGCAAGGCGTCACCCAGGCGCAGATCTCACCTGCCCAGCAGCTGGCAACGGGCGTGGCCGGCACCGCCATTCCGCAGGCCGCCGGCGTGGTGGCCTATCCGATACAGCAGTTCCAAGTGAGCCCCCAG
- the LOC120452216 gene encoding RNA-binding protein 208 isoform X2, which produces MLAMPTLMMPATAQMTLSAAHGKPYETKLLAIHQTHLQQQQQQASAPPQQQQQSQQQPPNGKQQSQQMTIVTTQQQQQQQQQQQQHPQSQSPHQQQQSQQQAAAAAAAAAAAAHHQQQQAVAAAVCAAQQQAVVVQQQQQQYQIHSQQQSPQQQQVLCISPKQEQFHIFVGDLSSEIETQQLREAFTPFGEISDCRVVRDPQTLKSKGYGFVSFIKKSEAESAITAMNGQWLGSRSIRTNWATRKPPASKENIKPLTFDEVYNQSSPSNCTVYVGGVNSALTALSEEVLQKTFAPYGAIQEIRVFKDKGYAFVRFSTKEAATHAIVGVHNTEINAQPVKCSWGKESGDPNNAQTIATQALNSAAAAAAGFPYGVGAAAAAAAYGQQLAATGCWYSPTPTYPASSATAAAVTPAAASAAAVQNQFLQGIQGYHFGQYGGYQQGYMGMGVQIPATWQGVTQAQISPAQQLATGVAGTAIPQAAGVVAYPIQQFQVSPQLPDEEWLAANLLC; this is translated from the exons ATGTTGGCCATGCCCACGCTGATGATGCCAGCCACCGCCCAGATGACGCTCAGCGCCGCCCACGGAAAACCCTACGAGACAAAGCTGCTGGCCATCCACCAGACGcatctccagcagcagcagcaacaggctTCCGCTCccccgcagcagcagcagcagtcgcagcagcagccacccaACGGCAaacagcagtcgcagcagaTGACCATTGTCAccacccagcagcagcagcagcaacaacagcagcagcagcagcatccccagtcgcagtcgccgcatcagcagcagcagtcgcaacAGCAggccgccgcagcagcagccgctgcagccgcagcagcccaccatcagcagcagcaggcggtgGCCGCAGCAGTCTGTGCCGCCCAGCAGCAGGCTGTGGtggtgcaacagcagcagcagcagtaccaGATCCActcgcagcagcagtcgccgcagcagcagcaggtgctcTGCATCTCGCCCAAGCAGG AACAATTCCACATCTTTGTCGGCGACTTGagctcagaaattgaaactCAGCAATTGCGCGAAGCATTCACACCATTCGGCGAAATCTC cGACTGTCGCGTGGTGCGCGATCCACAAACCTTGAAGTCGAAGGGCTATGGCTTTGTGTCCTTCATCAAGAAATCG GAAGCCGAAAGCGCCATTACGGCCATGAATGGCCAGTGGCTTGGCTCCCGCTCAATTCGCACGAATTGGGCCACACGGAAACCGCCGGCGAGTAAAG AGAACATCAAGCCGTTGACCTTCGACGAGGTCTACAATCAGAGCAGTCCCTCCAATTGCACCGTTTACGTGGGCGGCGTCAACAGCGCCCTCACCGCCCTCAGCGAGGAGGTCCTGCAGAAGACCTTTGCCCCCTACGGCGCGATACAGGAGATCCGCGTCTTCAAGGACAAGGGATACGCTTTCGTGCG CTTCTCCACCAAGGAGGCAGCCACCCACGCCATCGTGGGCGTGCACAACACAGAGATCAACGCCCAGCCGGTGAAGTGTTCGTGGGGCAAGGAGAGTGGTGACCCCAACAATGCGCAGACCATCGCCACCCAGGCGCTGAACagtgccgccgccgctgccgccggcTTCCCGTACGGTGTGGGCgcggccgccgccgccgccgcctacGGACAACAGTTGGCCGCCACGGGCTGCTGGTACTCGCCCACGCCCACCTATCCGGCATCCTCGGCCACGGCCGCAGCGGTGACCCCGGCGGCGGCCAGTGCAGCCGCCGTGCAGAACCAGTTCCTGCAGGGCATCCAGGGCTATCACTTTGGCCAGTACGGCGGCTATCAGCAGGGATACATGGG CATGGGAGTGCAGATTCCGGCCACCTGGCAAGGCGTCACCCAGGCGCAGATCTCACCTGCCCAGCAGCTGGCAACGGGCGTGGCCGGCACCGCCATTCCGCAGGCCGCCGGCGTGGTGGCCTATCCGATACAGCAGTTCCAAGTGAGCCCCCAG
- the LOC120452216 gene encoding RNA-binding protein 208 isoform X3, which produces MLAMPTLMMPATAQMTLSAAHGKPYETKLLAIHQTHLQQQQQQASAPPQQQQQSQQQPPNGKQQSQQMTIVTTQQQQQQQQQQQQHPQSQSPHQQQQSQQQAAAAAAAAAAAAHHQQQQAVAAAVCAAQQQAVVVQQQQQQYQIHSQQQSPQQQQVLCISPKQEQFHIFVGDLSSEIETQQLREAFTPFGEISDCRVVRDPQTLKSKGYGFVSFIKKSEAESAITAMNGQWLGSRSIRTNWATRKPPASKENIKPLTFDEVYNQSSPSNCTVYVGGVNSALTALSEEVLQKTFAPYGAIQEIRVFKDKGYAFVRFSTKEAATHAIVGVHNTEINAQPVKCSWGKESGDPNNAQTIATQALNSAAAAAAGFPYGVGAAAAAAAYGQQLAATGCWYSPTPTYPASSATAAAVTPAAASAAAVQNQFLQGIQGYHFGQYGGYQQGYMGMGVQIPATWQGVTQAQISPAQQLATGVAGTAIPQAAGVVAYPIQQFQVSPQVYPLLLQAQ; this is translated from the exons ATGTTGGCCATGCCCACGCTGATGATGCCAGCCACCGCCCAGATGACGCTCAGCGCCGCCCACGGAAAACCCTACGAGACAAAGCTGCTGGCCATCCACCAGACGcatctccagcagcagcagcaacaggctTCCGCTCccccgcagcagcagcagcagtcgcagcagcagccacccaACGGCAaacagcagtcgcagcagaTGACCATTGTCAccacccagcagcagcagcagcaacaacagcagcagcagcagcatccccagtcgcagtcgccgcatcagcagcagcagtcgcaacAGCAggccgccgcagcagcagccgctgcagccgcagcagcccaccatcagcagcagcaggcggtgGCCGCAGCAGTCTGTGCCGCCCAGCAGCAGGCTGTGGtggtgcaacagcagcagcagcagtaccaGATCCActcgcagcagcagtcgccgcagcagcagcaggtgctcTGCATCTCGCCCAAGCAGG AACAATTCCACATCTTTGTCGGCGACTTGagctcagaaattgaaactCAGCAATTGCGCGAAGCATTCACACCATTCGGCGAAATCTC cGACTGTCGCGTGGTGCGCGATCCACAAACCTTGAAGTCGAAGGGCTATGGCTTTGTGTCCTTCATCAAGAAATCG GAAGCCGAAAGCGCCATTACGGCCATGAATGGCCAGTGGCTTGGCTCCCGCTCAATTCGCACGAATTGGGCCACACGGAAACCGCCGGCGAGTAAAG AGAACATCAAGCCGTTGACCTTCGACGAGGTCTACAATCAGAGCAGTCCCTCCAATTGCACCGTTTACGTGGGCGGCGTCAACAGCGCCCTCACCGCCCTCAGCGAGGAGGTCCTGCAGAAGACCTTTGCCCCCTACGGCGCGATACAGGAGATCCGCGTCTTCAAGGACAAGGGATACGCTTTCGTGCG CTTCTCCACCAAGGAGGCAGCCACCCACGCCATCGTGGGCGTGCACAACACAGAGATCAACGCCCAGCCGGTGAAGTGTTCGTGGGGCAAGGAGAGTGGTGACCCCAACAATGCGCAGACCATCGCCACCCAGGCGCTGAACagtgccgccgccgctgccgccggcTTCCCGTACGGTGTGGGCgcggccgccgccgccgccgcctacGGACAACAGTTGGCCGCCACGGGCTGCTGGTACTCGCCCACGCCCACCTATCCGGCATCCTCGGCCACGGCCGCAGCGGTGACCCCGGCGGCGGCCAGTGCAGCCGCCGTGCAGAACCAGTTCCTGCAGGGCATCCAGGGCTATCACTTTGGCCAGTACGGCGGCTATCAGCAGGGATACATGGG CATGGGAGTGCAGATTCCGGCCACCTGGCAAGGCGTCACCCAGGCGCAGATCTCACCTGCCCAGCAGCTGGCAACGGGCGTGGCCGGCACCGCCATTCCGCAGGCCGCCGGCGTGGTGGCCTATCCGATACAGCAGTTCCAAGTGAGCCCCCAG